A window of Chitinophaga sp. MM2321 contains these coding sequences:
- a CDS encoding molybdopterin cofactor-binding domain-containing protein produces the protein MTVVKTTIGRRSFLKAALLAGGGMVLHFSWLAGCTPPEKKGIELPREWFELNSYIKIGENGVVTLFNPNPEFGQNIKTSMPMILAEELDVDWEKVIVEQADFYPERYQRQFTGGSQSIRQGWAPLRTAGATARQMLILAAAQLWKVPASEITTEPGVLLHKASGKKASYGEFATAAAKTLVPKEVKLKNISDFKIIGSSKKNVELRNILTGKPLFTLDYKAEGMLIAMIVHPPAFGMQLKSIDDSVAKKMPGINSIFTIDSLTKDIVQNFFDTTSFTKFAVVAGNSTWEVLQAKKALKVEWEQEPERIFKTASSWTPGAKPIDAKYPAGLESTETHRAMMEEAGKKPGNILRRDGDPESAFKSAVKILERTYTAPFLAHNTMEPVNCFAHVTAEKAELYGPIQAPEFIIGTLSQRLGLPKEKIKIRLARMGGGFGRRAYGHHLIEAAVISQHLQAPVKLVYTREDEMTAGIYRPTYSATYRAAIDANNNLTAFHVKAGGIPESPIYPDRFPAGAIDNYLAEGWKIDSNITIGAFRAPRSNFMASAEQSFLDELAAELGKDPIAFRLELLKRAQANPVGEKNDYDAARYAGVLELVREKSKWNETPQGVQRGVSAYFCHNSYVAEVVDVVLKDNTPRVEKVVAAIDCGIVINKDAAINMAEGAIIDGIGNALYGELPFKDGVPEKNNFTTYRLIRANEAPKAIEVHFVKNEHDPTGLGEPPFPPVFAAIANALYKATGKRFYNQPFINELKSSS, from the coding sequence ATGACGGTTGTAAAAACTACAATAGGCAGAAGGTCGTTTCTGAAAGCTGCTTTACTTGCAGGTGGAGGAATGGTGCTGCATTTTAGCTGGTTAGCAGGTTGCACTCCTCCGGAGAAGAAAGGTATCGAACTTCCCAGGGAATGGTTCGAATTGAATAGCTATATCAAGATTGGTGAAAATGGCGTAGTCACGCTATTTAACCCTAATCCGGAGTTTGGCCAGAACATAAAGACTTCTATGCCAATGATACTGGCTGAAGAATTAGATGTTGATTGGGAGAAGGTGATTGTAGAGCAGGCAGACTTCTATCCTGAACGATATCAAAGGCAGTTTACGGGCGGCAGTCAGTCTATCAGGCAGGGATGGGCGCCATTGCGTACAGCAGGAGCTACCGCCAGGCAGATGCTGATATTAGCTGCTGCTCAGCTTTGGAAAGTGCCGGCCAGTGAAATTACCACCGAACCTGGGGTTCTTCTTCATAAAGCTTCCGGGAAAAAAGCCAGCTATGGCGAATTCGCCACCGCGGCGGCAAAAACACTGGTACCCAAAGAAGTTAAATTAAAAAACATTTCCGATTTTAAGATCATCGGTTCGTCTAAAAAAAATGTCGAGTTGCGGAATATCCTGACAGGGAAACCGCTGTTTACGCTTGACTATAAAGCAGAGGGAATGCTCATCGCTATGATCGTTCATCCACCAGCATTTGGTATGCAGCTAAAATCTATTGATGACAGTGTTGCTAAAAAAATGCCTGGAATTAATTCCATATTTACCATTGATTCGCTTACTAAAGATATTGTGCAGAACTTCTTTGACACAACAAGTTTTACGAAATTTGCTGTAGTTGCAGGTAATAGTACCTGGGAAGTTTTGCAGGCAAAGAAAGCATTAAAAGTTGAATGGGAGCAGGAGCCAGAGCGTATCTTTAAGACGGCTTCATCTTGGACACCTGGAGCAAAACCTATAGACGCTAAGTATCCTGCCGGATTGGAGAGTACCGAAACGCATCGGGCCATGATGGAGGAAGCTGGTAAGAAACCGGGAAACATCCTGCGCAGGGACGGTGATCCGGAAAGTGCTTTCAAATCTGCTGTTAAAATCCTTGAACGAACCTATACTGCACCTTTCCTGGCACATAATACCATGGAACCTGTAAACTGCTTTGCGCATGTAACGGCAGAGAAGGCGGAGCTATACGGACCAATTCAAGCTCCGGAGTTTATCATAGGAACACTCTCTCAAAGGCTTGGATTGCCAAAGGAAAAGATAAAAATCAGACTAGCCCGTATGGGAGGTGGATTTGGACGTAGGGCATATGGACATCACTTAATAGAAGCCGCAGTAATTTCCCAGCATCTACAGGCTCCCGTTAAGTTGGTATATACCCGTGAAGACGAAATGACAGCTGGAATATACCGTCCAACTTATAGTGCAACCTATCGTGCAGCAATAGACGCAAATAACAATTTGACTGCCTTTCATGTCAAAGCTGGTGGTATTCCCGAATCACCTATCTATCCTGATCGTTTTCCCGCGGGGGCAATTGACAATTACCTTGCCGAAGGGTGGAAGATAGATTCCAATATCACCATCGGTGCTTTCCGCGCTCCAAGATCTAATTTTATGGCCAGTGCCGAACAGTCATTCCTTGACGAGCTGGCTGCTGAATTAGGCAAAGATCCGATAGCGTTCCGGCTGGAACTGTTGAAACGGGCTCAAGCAAATCCCGTTGGGGAAAAGAACGACTACGACGCAGCGCGCTATGCCGGCGTATTGGAGCTGGTTCGGGAAAAATCAAAGTGGAATGAAACGCCTCAGGGAGTGCAGCGCGGGGTATCTGCTTATTTTTGCCATAATTCTTATGTTGCTGAGGTAGTTGATGTAGTATTGAAAGATAATACGCCGAGAGTAGAAAAAGTTGTTGCCGCTATTGACTGCGGAATCGTGATTAATAAAGATGCTGCAATCAATATGGCGGAAGGTGCCATTATAGATGGTATTGGTAACGCGCTCTATGGAGAACTTCCTTTCAAGGATGGGGTACCCGAAAAGAATAACTTTACCACTTACCGTTTGATCAGGGCCAATGAAGCACCAAAAGCAATTGAAGTTCATTTTGTAAAAAATGAACACGACCCAACCGGCCTGGGTGAACCTCCTTTTCCTCCTGTGTTCGCGGCCATTGCCAATGCGCTGTATAAAGCGACAGGAAAGCGTTTCTACAACCAGCCATTTATTAATGAATTAAAGTCATCATCATAA